A region of the Montipora foliosa isolate CH-2021 chromosome 8, ASM3666993v2, whole genome shotgun sequence genome:
gtaatgtgatcataatttttaaatcttccggtaCAGTTTTAAAACCAtaagtagggaaaaaatataaaagtcattaatgaaactgttcctaaaaactgtgtatggCCTTATTTTcccgctttaattgcctaataCACTTAATTGCTCTCGATGAAAaccaatgcaaattgaaaacatatatCAACAAACCGTCATTTTAGTGTAAATAATTTCAAGTATTTAAGTATTTTAAGTAAAGAACGAGCATTTCTAGGTGACGAAAAATTATTTTGGAAGTCCCTTTCGCTAGTCAAATTAAAagtatgaaggggtagtttctaaagaaactgtggtgctgcgtcggtggggaagtagtatacaaaaatttggttttatcaacggagttgataatgtaaattggccaccgtacagtcTGTActgaatctctgtacggtggccaatttacattatcaactccgttgataaaaccaaattaaaaGTATTGTTGTTTATTTCAAAAGTGCAGTTATTTTATCTTTCTTTGAAAAGTTTATCAATCTTCGGCTTTGGAAAAACCTACAATTGTACGGGCTATGCACGGCCACGAGGCCTCATCATCACTCCAACTTTGTGAGTACAcgtatttcttttgtttttaggtGTGGATTATCTGTTGAAaattttttcttgttatatATTTTGACCGACGTGGGTAATCTACCGAATTTTCTACTGTTACAGATTACTTGATCTTATAGAGACTACATTtacatcagttaaattccatatGCACTGAAGTATCGCTAGAGTTTATATACATCAGCAATTAATGATATTTCCCGAAACcaatgtttgtttgttatttatttgtttgagcaggttgaagtattggcagctattcagctgatgtggacctgctatacccacccacccatatactcacagaggacagccgcaacactgggaacttcatgccctactcttctcaaatagtgtgtgggttaaAACACTACAaaactgtttcgaaagggcctgatggtcctctctcgtcaggtgcatgaaacactgactggctaacgttccttttataagttgatggttcaagcatgctttatcaaatatttgttGTGTGCCGCAACCGAGTTGAGTAATCACATCTGGTCCCTAAAGGACACCAAAACGGAATTTGCTGTAACCTGGAAAGTAATGGCTCGCGCCAGGCCTAATATTCAAATGTAACAACGAGATGTAATCTTTGCATAACAGAAAAATTTTACATCATATGTAAACCGGGAGCgggcaccctgaacaaaaggaacgaactggcgagtgcgtgccggcacacaaccaaatattatatttgataAAGCATGCTTGAACCATCAAAGGAACGTTAGTCAGTCAGTGTttcatgcacctgacgagagaggaccatctggccctttcgaaacagttctgtagtgttttaatgctttaattttcctttcctatacaattaatatatatatatatatatatatatatatatatatatatatatatatatatattataatatataattatatatatatatatatattattatatatatatatatatatatatatatatatatattattactaactgcagacagtactgtttcggccatATTACAGGGTTAAGATACTGTCAAAAAACATGTAGTTCAACAAGGTGAAGCTATACTATTCTCAAAAACCTACTGCATGTCACATGAATTGCATATTtcatgtataataattattgtaggaATCACTATCAAACAGACTAGAGGTTCACTGCACCTGACCAGATGCTGGAGAGATTCAGACATGGGTAATTTCTTCAGACTTAAAACTTTCTAAACATCCTTATTGCTTCTAGTCTCCAGGCATGACAATGAACAATGAAGGGCAAGAATATTGTATTTGCAGGCTTCTAAAAGGCACTCAAGTGTaggattaaaaaataaataaataaacaaataaataaaaaagcaaaACTAGCACCAACCTGTACACAAAGTAAAGGTCTGCAAGCAGGTGTTTGTACCACTGCTTTTCAATTCTTCCCTTGGCAAATTCCTTGACAAACTGGATATTCTCAGCCTCTCTGTGTATCCTCTTGGTGCCCACTTTCAGTTCCTTGGAGAGCAGTACTGATGGTTCTATATTCTTTATCTCTTCATTCACATCCTTCATAACATCATCCACAGAACTTTGAAGTACCTTTGTCCAACGTTGGTCATCCAGCCTGTCAATAAGGGGCTTTCCGTCACTGCATAATGTTTTGAATGGACAGCCTTGATCTGTAATGAACACCGGGCATGTTCCCATCTCATCTTTCAAAGAAAGTGACACTTCATGAAGATGTCTGAACATTTCAAGTAATTGAGCACCATGTGATTCCTTGCCAGAAAACACTGGCAAATTAGAAAGTCTCTTGTAGAGGTCGCCAACATCTTTGCTATCCTTGTACGGACAACCATTCTTAAACTCAGGGCACTTCTTCAGGTCTTGTCCAAAGTCATTTTCCCCAAGCTTTGCAAATGGACAACCTGATCCAAAGGCAGGGCATGCTTCTTTTAAATCTGTCAGGACAACAAAATGAACACCTGAATTGGTGCCTTTATGATTTGCTAATGTTGGAAGAACTGCTTCAGGAGGATTAATTAGTGGCTTCCCATGGCTTTCAACAGACTTGAATGGGCATCGTTCCCCTTCAAAAACTGGACACTTATCAGCTTTCTCCTGGCAAACACTGTGAATGGCTTTCATGGTCTTCAACATAGCTTCTTTATGGTGACAACTTTCCCCATCGCTTGGCATTTGTGATAGTCGACTGTATATTTCTTCAACTGATTTTGTACCTTTGAAGGCACAACCTTCCTTAAACTCAGGGCATTTCTTGATTTCTTCCAAAAGCACTTCATTGTCCAATGTGGCAAATGGGCATCCTTCTCTAAAAGCAGGGCACTTTTGCTTCAGCTTCATAATATCAGAGACCAGTAAACTTGTTGAAACAAGCTCTCCATCTTTGGCAGCATCTTTGAAAGGACAACCCTCCTTGGTTTTGAACACAGGACATTCTCCAACTTTCTCTTCTATCCTTCTGGACTCCAAATGAACAGCCCTCAGCAAGTTTAGCAACTCTTCATGAGCTGGGCCTGTACTGTGCTTAGATTCTGGCATCTTGGACAGTTCTTCTAAAATCCCCTTGATACTATCTGTCTTCTTGAATGGGCATCCTTGTTTGAAGTCAGGGCATTTTTTCATCTCCTCCATGAAGAGATCTTGAGGCAGCTTAGAATAAGGGCAGCCATTCTTGAAGGCAGGACATTTTTGATGGATTGACTCTATCTCGTAAGACTCCATAGATAAAGAGATTCTAAGAGGTAAACCAGAATAGCAAAGTTAGGACGAAATATAAAAAtaagcattttcatttttttatatttgacCAAATGTGCAAGAGTCCACTCTGgctttgcataaattaaaatagaccaattcggctaactcaatgttgtacccaattcaaatctctaggctggggttaaagtgcccctgtgatcaaaaaaaccacttccatttttccttcagattttgaaagtgtgtttgcttaacacctgactggcaaaattttgagcttttatttttatccaaaggccgtttactttgagtgtaagttttggatttcacgatccgccattactcacgttcaaaactgaccaattggacctcagacggttggatccagggaaaagtgacgtcagaggctcactagcttaaaatttcagcgtgtgaacgcagcttattatatatgcaaagtgtgagtttaaaagtctgaaagcccaaaacccccatgctgcatattaattttgcggcgtacacacgtataaTTTGCATTCTTAAattagtgagcctttgacgtcattttctcctcgatccagctctttcAAGAACATGTTAGTAATaacggaccattaaataggaaaattacagttaaaataaagaggtgccttcctgaaatcaaggcttaaaacgtgggtcacttagtgttttgttagcatagttttgaaatccaaagaaaaatatgaattgatttttggtcacagcCTGTGCACTTTAAGGCTCTTTGAgtgttgcatttgcatgataatgaaatgatatggaaattcttgagacaaaacattttattcccaaaggatttgaattgggtgcaacattAAGTTAGCCAAATCATCTATCCCGTGAGCATTGCACACACTAGTATTACCCGTAGATCAGAAAACAGTAAGTTGCTTATCATCAAGCCACTACTTTTACTGGTATAAAAATATTACAATACGAGATCTCCATCCTTACTTAAATCACCAACTCTCATAACTAACTTTAAACTGCTTTATTATAAAGGTATTTTATTATAATTCTACTGAAATTTTCAACAGTCTTGATCCAATAATTAGATAAAGTAAAGATCCAGTCCGAGCAGAAAACGCTCTCCTTAAATTGTCAACTTTTTATTCTTGTACTGATGACAATAGCAACAATATTCTATAATTGACATCTTCTGATATGTCCTGGGTTAGTTCAATTAACAATGTCTTTTAtggtcattatttttattatttctttctcatttttaccatatatcatatatattttttgcatagTTATTAGTCACAACAGGGCCAAAGGGAGAAATAATACTAATTTATTagacaatattattttttatctGTAATTATCGGTTATGGTAATGAATCTGAATCAAACATTGCGTCAACCAACACATCAGCAATTACATCAATTCACAGTTGACCAACAGTCAACTTACCGTTGATCAACTGTTGGCCGACATGTCAGTCATcaacaatttttgaaattatttacatAATGCGTCCCTAATGTGTCGGTGGTGTGTCAATAGGATGTTGGTGATTTGAGTTTCTTAACATGACTTTTCAACCTTTGTAAAATATGTTGGTTTTTAATAAGCTTCGTCAGTATTAACCTATCTTGTCTTGAGTTTTCTCAATCCAATCTCCTCATGTCCCAGTTATCTTGTCCCAGCCCCAAATTATTGCGAAACGTTTTTTAGTTATCCTTATTTTTCCCTACATAAGTTTTAATAAACCCTTCACTTTCATGCTTGGTGGGATACGCAATACATTGTGACACATTTAGTAAATGAAAATCGAAATTTATAGGACAAATTCAAGTCAAGAAGTTTGTAAGAAATTAGGAATGAAAAATTATCAATCAAACTTACATATAGCTTTTCAGAAAAATCACCTAGTGACGAGCACATTCACAAGTCAGGGACTTGTCAGGAACATAGTTTAGTTGTAAGCAGGCGCTCCAAGTTTAAACGGCATTTTCAAACTGACCAGGTTGTGATTACCACGCATACTGACAGTCATTTTGGAAGGTTGATGTATGAGTTTCACAAGGCTGCTGTCTTCGTTTAGCTAGCTGGAGAGGCTTTTACATGTAGTGGTTTCAGTGGTTTTGGCATCTCTTATTCCATGAGCCCAATGCATTTATTTAAcgattggattcggttttcgtgAGAAAAACCGTGCTGGATAAGATGGCAGTGCCAGCTACCATTTTCCTTGCATGGAAGGTGAAGTGGTCTAATTTTTCTGAACCTCCATGTGATAATTATTACGGCCAACCACAACAAGCCATATGGTAAATTTCATGTATATTTATCCGTTATTTCTTACAAATTTCTAGACTTGAACTTTACTCCACATGTGTCCTATTTTTCCCTCACTTTCACTCTGCCCCATATATAAATTAAAACGTTTATTGTCATCAATAGGGAGCCTGGGTTATCTGTGCTTTCGACTGTAGCACGCTGTTCGCAATTTAATTCCCAGTTGTTCAGAGCTATATTCTCAATAAATCATGAAAGGACACTCGGTCATACATTATGCGGGTTTTTCTCGAAAATTACTGAGAAAACACAACATAAAACGGATCGCATATAAGATTTACTCAAATTTCTAGTGTGAATTGCGAAATTCTGTTTCACGTGACGCCAAAAGTTTCCAGTGGATTATTCATTAGTTTCTAGAATGATCGATTTCCTTCACTTAATGAAAGGGCAAAATGTACAAGGAACTGTACCCGAGTTTTCCGCGTTCTCCATCTTTCAATTAAACAACACAGGCGACAAGTGCCCACAAACCCCTGGCCACCATTTCGCGCATTCGTGCATAGCGAAATACAATTAGCAGATAAAATAAAGAATTTTGACGGAAAAAAACCATGCACTACTTGCAATTCATAAAAGACCTTCTAGAGATAATACCTCAAACGAAGCAGCTGGTGAACTTCTACAAATTTCTCTTGACCAACGTAGCTTTCTTGAAACTTCGCTTTATCACCTATGCTGGGCAAATATAGGTGGCCTATGCAACACCTACACCGCCTCATAGTTGGcggcaaccaatcagattgTTGGTATCTCCTCATGTGATTCACATGTGGCATTACGTGGCATATATCGTTTTTCGCAGTGTCATCGTTCCAATAATAGCCCCTTGTTGTGCAGCTTACTTGGGAATGCCACGTCACCTCGGCTGGCCAACATTGTTCTCATATTGGCTTCTTGCGCAATTCATGTGGCAAGCTGAGATATCTCGAGTGTCAAGTGATCCCTTGCTCATCAGCACAAAAAACATataacaatatttcttttgtacGCAGAATCGGTTTTACCAAAGGGAGAATAATTTAAATCAAGGCCGTCGCCATTTTTTCTCCGTTTACCGTCGAATACGTTTCCAAATTTTGGGTCGGTCGTTCGGTCggagttaaaagaaaaaaacaaaaagaaaatcaggCGCAATCTAAAAACAATAGTCTCAATTTGTGGACTGTGGAAAGAGTGGAGGTGACAGGGGCCAGAAACTAGTTAGTGCAggcacaggctccccaagctgaaaatacgtggtgtatgcgacagtttgtgtatatagagaatagGCCATtcccgagttcatgtctgcctcttcttcaaagcgagtctaagtgcgaagtttttatgaaaattagttttcattcttatgtaaagtagaactaattaacatcacaaaaacttcgcacttagactcgctttgaagaggaggcagacatgaactcggaaacggcctattgtatgggaaaatcaccgatcgtaaaaaaattgtgtaaataactatctcatttgaaataaagctttcctacctcaaatgtgtgacgaacttgtctcttttgccgagtttagagccattctgacgccgtttcgtgaagttatccggaaggCTGTTACTAAAATgataggaaggccgaccactccatccatcgctggccagacctcactccacaaatcgttttctcctcaacaggaaaagtcccgaatcgcaataaaaacaacagttccataaagcccaataaatttcactccaactacgtgtgtttcggcggccgaaagactcgtgacgaacgaaaactttgccttaaaattcacctcttcggctttcctcagaggcttgtgaccgggctggcgacaacggaaactcgcaagatggtttcagcctcaactcttattggtccatttgaatttgaccgcgcgctggcaacacgaccgttgtttcGTCCGGTCTCTTCCCATTCcatgtcaggagcccatctgtcCATGTCCGGTACTTTCATGCATGCCGATATTTGTGGGGTTTGTTTCATTCTttattgttacatttttttacttacttctttaaaagaatttgagtgaacttcagccttACCTGagaaactgattcttgggttccagaaacactggaaacagcgtttctgagtGTTCTATTAAAAAAATTTCCCCAGAACCCAGTATGCAGCACGCGCCTTGTGGCGCAAAAAACTGTCAcgtccggtgctttcagaaatatgtccgctactcagaggcacccaacgagaatatagttcaaaaccactgaaacatacagttgttaaacgtattttggaaTTTAAACGGTACACATGGGCATATTGTTATCCcttcataggcagcccaagttcgcgtcactagagagcgtgtaataattaattactactgggaagatgacctttgagtgcaagcggtgttgcgttacaagcggccgttgagaatttaaataCCCACGCACCagttgacgacgaaacattcaccgaggttcgcaaatgatgggactttagctttgcgtgaaaaatcgcggctgggatggctTTTCGAGGcacaaaccgcctctgagctgacaacggtcgaaatcttagtgtgcagccttgacttcgtcttagaacattgaaaacacggaattcccgaacgGTAACATAAGCTCCAAAatgcacaagaatacaccagaggtgcgTCATATTTATTCagttgagcgttttttaggctctattatcgacggtattttatttcccatacaaattcttaTAACGCGTCAGGAGCTCCtgaacgcgtttaaattctcaacggccgcctgtaacgcaacaccgcttgca
Encoded here:
- the LOC138013041 gene encoding uncharacterized protein, with amino-acid sequence MRRCRCCIGHLYLPSIGDKAKFQESYVGQEKFVEVHQLLRLRISLSMESYEIESIHQKCPAFKNGCPYSKLPQDLFMEEMKKCPDFKQGCPFKKTDSIKGILEELSKMPESKHSTGPAHEELLNLLRAVHLESRRIEEKVGECPVFKTKEGCPFKDAAKDGELVSTSLLVSDIMKLKQKCPAFREGCPFATLDNEVLLEEIKKCPEFKEGCAFKGTKSVEEIYSRLSQMPSDGESCHHKEAMLKTMKAIHSVCQEKADKCPVFEGERCPFKSVESHGKPLINPPEAVLPTLANHKGTNSGVHFVVLTDLKEACPAFGSGCPFAKLGENDFGQDLKKCPEFKNGCPYKDSKDVGDLYKRLSNLPVFSGKESHGAQLLEMFRHLHEVSLSLKDEMGTCPVFITDQGCPFKTLCSDGKPLIDRLDDQRWTKVLQSSVDDVMKDVNEEIKNIEPSVLLSKELKVGTKRIHREAENIQFVKEFAKGRIEKQWYKHLLADLYFVYRALEEESEKCSDHELFKAVHFPDKLGRVQSLEEDMEFYFGSEWKEVPMSEATKAYVNRIHEVSRRDPSLLIAHHYTRYLGDLSGGQILRRMAIKAMDLPSTGEGVKFYEFENIPDAKKFKNMYRSRLDELFIDKAKSDEIVKEANYAFLLNIHLFQEIDTLAGFEDDGRKKKIKPIEEVQSTFSDSAKEAAGVCPFATMAKKPSQTRTSSSKKQGVSINPVYLAVFVAVAATLIGLLLTKMS